In Mus musculus strain 129X1/SvJ chromosome 6 genomic contig, GRCm38.p6 alternate locus group 129X1/SvJ 129X1/SVJ_MMCHR6_CTG3, one DNA window encodes the following:
- the Vmn1r50 gene encoding vomeronasal type-1 receptor 50, which produces MSKANLLHTDNNMKITLFSEVSVGISANSILFVVHLCKLLHENKPKPIDLYIAFFSITQLMLLITMGLIAVDMFMPWGRWDSTTCQSLIYLHRLLRGLTFCATCLLNVLWTITLSPRSSCLTKFKHKSPHHISGAFLFFCVLYMSFSSHLLVSIIATFNSTSDNFLYVTQSCSILPVSYSRTSILSTMMTMREAFLIGLMALSSGYVVVLLWRHKKQARHLHSTSLSSKASPEQRATSTIMLLMGFFVVLYILDTVIFQARLKFKDVSTFFCVKIIISHSYATFSPFVFICNDKYMIKFVTSMCGRIVNV; this is translated from the coding sequence ATGAGTAAAGCAAACTTACTCCACACTGACAATAACATGAAAATCACCTTATTCTCTGAAGTGAGTGTTGGGATCTCAGCTAACAGCATCCTTTTTGTTGTCCACCTCTGCAAGCTCCTTCATGAGAACAAGCCCAAACCCATTGATCTCTacattgctttcttttccataACCCAACTAATGCTGCTTATAACTATGGGACTCATAGCTGTGGACATGTTTATGCCTTGGGGGAGATGGGATTCTACCACATGCCAATCCCTTATCTATTTGCACAGGCTTCTGAGGGGACTCACCTTTTGTGCAACCTGTCTGCTGAATGTCCTTTGGACCATCACTCTTAGTCCTAGAAGCTCATGTTTAACAAAGTTTAAACATAAATCTCCCCATCACATCTCAggtgcctttcttttcttctgtgttctctaTATGTCTTTTAGCAGTCACCTATTAGTATCAATTATTGCTACCTTCAATTCAACCTCAGATAATTTTCTGTATGTTACTCAGTCCTGTTCAATTCTACCTGTGAGTTACTCTAGAACAAGCATACTTTCCACAATGATGACCATGAGGGAAGCCTTTCTCATCGGACTCATGGCCCTGTCCAGTGGGTACGTGGTAGTTCTCCTATGGAGGCACAAGAAGCAGGCCCGTCATCTTCACAGCACCAGCCTTTCTTCAAAAGCATCCCCAGAGCAAAGGGCCACCAGTACCATCATGCTACTCATGGGCTTCTTTGTGGTTCTCTACATTTTGGACACAGTTATTTTCCAAGCAAGGCTGAAGTTCAAGGATGTCTCAACATTCTTCTGTGTCAAAATTATTATTTCCCATAGCTATGCCACATTCAgcccttttgtgtttatttgcaaTGACAAGTATATGATTAAGTTTGTCACATCAATGTGTGGCAGAATAGTAAATGTTTGA
- the Vmn1r51 gene encoding vomeronasal type-1 receptor 51, which translates to MMRGAELPGVMNEILFFSPQPLFSHMMNENSRVHTHSNLRHIFFSEIGIGISGNSFLLLFHILKFIHGHRSRLSDLPIGLLSLIHLLMLLVMAFIATDIFISWRGWDDIICKFLVYLYRVLRGLSLCTTSMLSVLQAIILSPRSSCLAKFKRKSLHHISCAILFLSVLYMLIGSQLLVSIIATPNLTTNDFIYVTQSCSILPLSYVMQSMFSTLLVIRDVFLISLMVLSTWYMVALLCRHRKKTQHLQGISLSPKTSPKQRATQTLLMLMSFFVLMTIYDTIVSCSRTMFLNDPTSYNMQIFVVHIYATVSPFVFMSTEKHIVNCLRSV; encoded by the coding sequence ATGATGAGGGGAGCAGAGTTGCCAGGAGTTATGAATGAGATTCTGTTCTTTTCTCCTCAGCCACTGTTCTCACATATGATGAATGAGAACAGCAGGGTACACACTCATTCTAACTTAAGGCACATCTTTTTCTCCGAAATTGGCATTGGGATCTCAGGCAAtagcttccttcttctcttccacatCCTCAAGTTCATTCATGGGCACAGGTCCAGACTCTCTGACCTGCCCATTGGTCTCTTGTCCCTAATCCACCTACTAATGCTACTGGTCATGGCATTCATAGCcacagacatttttatttcttggagGGGTTGGGATGACATCATATGTAAATTCCTTGTGTACCTGTACAGAGTTTTGAGGGGTCTCTCCCTTTGTACCACCAGCATGTTGAGTGTCCTCCAGGCCATCATCCTCAGTCCCAGAAGCTCCTGTTTAGCAAAGTTCAAGCGTAAATCTCTCCATCATATCTCATGTGCCATTCTTTTCCTGAGTGTCCTCTATATGTTAATTGGCAGTCAACTCTTGGTATCCATCATTGCCACCCCAAATTTAACCACAAATGACTTTATTTATGTTACTCAGTCCTGCTCTATTCTACCCTTGAGTTACGTCATGCAAAGCATGTTTTCTACTCTACTGGTCATCAGGGATGTCTTTCTTATTAGTCTCATGGTTCTCTCAACTTGGTACATGGTAGCCCTCTTGTGTAGGCACAGGAAAAAGACCCAGCATCTGCAAGGTATCAGCCTTTCCCCCAAAACATCCCCAAAGCAAAGAGCTACCCAGACCCTCCTGATGCTCATGAGCTTCTTTGTGCTGATGACCATCTATGACACTATTGTCTCCTGCTCAAGAACTATGTTCCTGAATGATCCAACATCTTACAATATGCAAatctttgtggtgcacatctatgCCACAGTAAGCCCTTTTGTGTTTATGAGCACTGAAAAACATATAGTTAACTGTTTGAGGTCTGTATGA